The following are encoded in a window of Streptomyces sp. Go-475 genomic DNA:
- a CDS encoding TerD family protein, which yields MLKGSNTPVPAAALRVELGWRTGPGVPDADASALLLVSGKVRSDADFVFYNQPAHSSGAIRHEGKRNTGGRVTDTLLVDLARVEPAIETIVLAASADGGAFGQVPDLYIEVQDAAQGTPVARFDNPGATTETAFVLGEFYRRQGAWKFRAVGQGYSSGLEGLATDYGITVDEPQQAAPVTAPAPPAHTPPTTTTQQAAPPPPAEPPAPVRLTKVTLTKAAPSVSLTKQGGTSGALHVNLNWEVRKQFSGWSSKFGRPAALHSDLDLDLCALFELTDGSKGVVQALGNTFGALHQPPYIHLDGDDRTGAVAAGENLTVNLDHKNAFRRILVFVTIYEGARSFADLHATVTLQPQYGAPIEFSLDECTVPSPVCALALITNTGGDLVVQREARYLVPERGVSPQRTVDQAYGWGMNWTPGRK from the coding sequence ATGCTGAAAGGTTCAAACACTCCTGTGCCCGCCGCGGCGCTGCGAGTGGAATTGGGCTGGCGCACCGGACCGGGCGTGCCCGACGCCGACGCCTCCGCTTTGCTGCTGGTAAGTGGAAAAGTGCGTTCCGACGCGGACTTCGTCTTCTACAACCAGCCCGCGCACTCCTCCGGCGCGATCCGCCACGAGGGCAAGCGCAACACCGGCGGCCGCGTGACCGACACGCTCCTCGTCGACCTCGCGCGCGTGGAGCCCGCCATCGAGACGATCGTCCTCGCCGCCTCCGCCGACGGGGGCGCCTTCGGGCAGGTCCCGGACCTGTACATCGAGGTCCAGGACGCCGCCCAGGGCACCCCGGTGGCCCGCTTCGACAACCCGGGCGCCACCACCGAAACCGCTTTCGTGCTCGGCGAGTTCTACCGCCGCCAGGGCGCCTGGAAGTTCCGCGCCGTCGGCCAGGGCTACAGCAGCGGACTCGAAGGCCTGGCCACGGACTACGGCATCACGGTGGACGAGCCGCAGCAGGCGGCGCCCGTGACGGCGCCCGCACCGCCGGCCCACACGCCCCCGACGACGACGACCCAGCAGGCCGCCCCGCCGCCCCCCGCGGAACCCCCCGCACCCGTCCGCCTCACCAAGGTCACGCTCACCAAGGCGGCCCCCTCCGTCTCGCTCACCAAGCAGGGCGGGACCTCCGGCGCCCTGCACGTGAACCTCAACTGGGAAGTGCGCAAGCAGTTCTCGGGATGGAGCAGCAAGTTCGGCCGCCCGGCCGCGCTGCACTCCGACCTCGACCTCGACCTGTGCGCCCTGTTCGAACTCACCGACGGCAGCAAGGGCGTCGTACAGGCCCTCGGCAACACCTTCGGGGCACTGCACCAGCCGCCGTACATCCACCTCGACGGCGACGACCGCACCGGCGCCGTCGCGGCCGGTGAGAACCTCACCGTCAATCTCGACCACAAGAACGCCTTCCGGCGCATCCTCGTCTTCGTCACCATCTACGAAGGCGCCCGCTCCTTCGCCGACCTGCACGCCACCGTCACGCTCCAGCCGCAGTACGGCGCCCCGATCGAGTTCTCCCTCGACGAGTGCACGGTCCCCTCACCCGTGTGCGCGCTCGCCCTGATCACCAACACCGGCGGCGACCTGGTCGTCCAGCGGGAGGCCCGCTACCTGGTGCCCGAGCGCGGGGTGAGCCCGCAGCGGACCGTCGACCAGGCCTACGGATGGGGCATGAACTGGACCCCCGGCAGGAAGTGA
- a CDS encoding DUF6643 family protein: MTSPRSTYGGGYYSASFPDTPIYDKLVAERGTPQIAPIRVPAQYDMPAGNLPALPSALPALPAAPSQPAYGYPQAPQPAPLQQAPAAYIPQQATAPRGYPGPQPQQPRPAAPAGYEAMRPAAPRPAQAPYQDPYNNQQYRGY, encoded by the coding sequence ATGACCTCCCCCCGCTCCACCTATGGCGGCGGCTACTACTCCGCCTCCTTCCCGGACACCCCGATCTACGACAAGCTCGTCGCCGAGCGGGGCACCCCGCAGATCGCCCCGATCCGGGTCCCCGCTCAGTACGACATGCCGGCCGGCAACCTCCCCGCCCTCCCGTCGGCGCTGCCCGCGCTGCCGGCGGCCCCGTCCCAGCCCGCCTACGGCTATCCGCAGGCGCCACAGCCCGCCCCGCTCCAGCAGGCGCCCGCGGCGTACATCCCGCAGCAGGCCACCGCACCACGCGGCTACCCGGGGCCCCAGCCCCAGCAGCCGCGCCCGGCGGCGCCCGCGGGTTACGAGGCGATGCGCCCCGCGGCGCCCCGTCCCGCCCAGGCTCCTTACCAGGACCCGTACAACAACCAGCAGTACCGCGGTTACTGA
- a CDS encoding MOSC N-terminal beta barrel domain-containing protein, with translation MGNAHLHAIHVHPVKAVRGQAPREAVVEPWGLAGDRRWMLIDDGGKVVTQRQQPRLAQAAAELLPGGGVRLSAPGMEPLTVPVPRSVGTVPAQVFRDKVEAVPADDESAHAWCSAYLGIGARLVFMDDPATRRPVDPEYARPGDTVSFADGFPLLLTTTASLDSLNALIAQGDHADEGPLPMNRFRPNLVVTGTEAWAEDDWSGLAVGEVTFRVAKPCGRCVVTTTDQGTSERGREPLHSLGRHRRLGGKLVFGQNLVPLSRGTIRVGDRVRILE, from the coding sequence ATGGGGAACGCACACCTGCACGCGATTCATGTCCATCCGGTCAAGGCGGTCCGGGGCCAAGCGCCCCGGGAGGCCGTCGTGGAGCCGTGGGGACTGGCCGGCGACCGGCGCTGGATGCTGATCGACGACGGGGGAAAGGTCGTCACGCAACGCCAGCAGCCGCGCCTCGCGCAGGCCGCCGCCGAGCTGCTGCCCGGCGGCGGCGTCCGGCTGTCCGCGCCCGGCATGGAGCCGCTCACGGTGCCCGTCCCAAGGTCGGTCGGTACCGTGCCGGCGCAGGTCTTCCGCGACAAGGTCGAGGCGGTCCCGGCCGACGACGAGTCCGCGCACGCCTGGTGCAGCGCCTACCTCGGCATCGGCGCGCGCCTCGTGTTCATGGACGATCCGGCCACGCGCCGGCCCGTCGACCCGGAGTACGCGCGCCCCGGTGACACGGTCTCCTTCGCCGACGGCTTTCCGCTGCTGCTCACCACGACGGCCTCCCTCGACTCCCTCAACGCCCTGATCGCGCAGGGCGACCACGCGGACGAGGGCCCGCTCCCCATGAACCGCTTCCGGCCGAACCTGGTCGTGACGGGCACCGAGGCCTGGGCCGAGGACGACTGGTCGGGCCTCGCCGTCGGAGAGGTGACCTTCCGCGTCGCCAAGCCCTGCGGCCGGTGCGTGGTGACCACCACCGACCAGGGCACCAGCGAGCGCGGCCGCGAGCCCCTGCACAGCCTCGGGCGGCACCGGCGGCTCGGCGGCAAGCTGGTCTTCGGCCAGAACCTGGTGCCCCTGTCCCGCGGCACGATCCGGGTCGGGGACCGGGTCAGGATCCTCGAGTAA
- a CDS encoding right-handed parallel beta-helix repeat-containing protein: protein MAQGTVQVTHTGTSRWRRRTGEYASLAAALEAAADGDVLTVAPGTYRENLVVQRAVTLRGPEGSPGSVRIAPVDGVPLTVRASAVVQDLHVEGQDAAAPAVLVEEGTPELRDVRVVTRSAAGIEVRGSARPTVRRCAVDNPAGIGIAVLDGAGGVFEECEVVAAGQAGVAVRGGAHPRLERCRIHHTSGSGLSATGENTALEAVGCEVYEVRGSGVQITGRATAHLTDCDVHRTTADGVTLDTDAVLTLADCRIHDIPENAVDLRSRSVLTLTRTTVRQFGRNGLSVWDPGTRVDANQCEIFDSTGDYPAVWVSDGATAVLDSCRVHDVPDALFVLDRGSRADVVDSDLSQVRNTAVSVSDGATAQLDDCRIRDAATGAWFRDHGSGGTLSNCTLDGTQTGVIVTKGADPTVERCTVDSPAEAGVYVSAGGRGSFLNCRVTGSGGYGFHVIDGSRTTLRKCRTERCARGGYEFADSGADAASGAGPLVEDCTSDESAGLRAPAARETAVQTVSHSPGLLGAVPEQRTEPPPPAPVAEPAQPVRTSKDVLGELDALVGLESVKREVRALTDMIEVGRRRQQAGLKAASVKRHLVFTGSPGTGKTTVARLYGEILASLGVLEKGHLVEVSRVDLVGEHIGSTAIRTQEAFEKARGGVLFIDEAYALSPEDAGRDFGKEAIDTLVKLMEDHRDAVVVIVAGYTAEMERFLSVNPGVASRFSRTITFSDYGPEDLLRIVEQQAEEHEYRLAPGAAEALLKYFTAMPKGPAFGNGRTARQTFEAMVERHASRVAQLAEPTTDDLTLLYAEDLPELL, encoded by the coding sequence ATGGCACAGGGCACGGTCCAGGTGACGCACACCGGCACGTCGCGGTGGCGGCGCCGCACGGGTGAGTACGCATCGCTCGCCGCCGCCCTGGAGGCCGCGGCCGACGGCGACGTCCTCACCGTCGCCCCCGGCACCTACCGGGAGAACCTCGTGGTGCAGCGCGCGGTGACCCTGCGCGGTCCCGAGGGCTCCCCCGGCTCGGTGCGGATCGCGCCCGTGGACGGGGTGCCGCTGACCGTGCGCGCCTCGGCGGTGGTCCAGGACCTGCACGTGGAGGGCCAGGACGCGGCCGCCCCGGCCGTGCTGGTCGAGGAGGGCACCCCGGAGCTGCGGGACGTGCGGGTGGTGACGCGGTCGGCGGCCGGGATCGAGGTGCGCGGCAGCGCCCGGCCCACGGTCCGGCGCTGCGCGGTCGACAACCCGGCCGGCATCGGCATCGCCGTACTCGACGGCGCGGGCGGGGTGTTCGAGGAGTGCGAGGTCGTCGCGGCCGGCCAGGCGGGCGTGGCCGTGCGCGGCGGCGCGCACCCCCGTCTGGAGCGCTGCCGGATCCACCACACGTCCGGCTCGGGCCTGTCGGCGACCGGGGAGAACACCGCGCTGGAGGCGGTGGGCTGCGAGGTGTACGAGGTGCGGGGCAGCGGGGTGCAGATCACCGGCCGGGCCACGGCGCACCTCACCGACTGCGATGTGCACCGCACGACCGCCGACGGGGTCACGCTCGACACGGACGCCGTGCTGACCCTCGCCGACTGCCGCATCCACGACATCCCGGAGAACGCGGTCGACCTGCGCTCCCGTTCCGTCCTCACGCTGACCCGCACCACGGTGCGGCAGTTCGGCCGCAACGGCCTGTCGGTGTGGGACCCGGGCACGCGCGTGGACGCCAACCAGTGCGAGATCTTCGACAGCACGGGCGACTACCCCGCGGTGTGGGTCAGCGACGGCGCCACCGCGGTCCTGGACTCCTGCCGGGTGCACGACGTGCCGGACGCGCTGTTCGTCCTCGACCGCGGCTCGCGCGCGGACGTCGTCGACAGCGACCTGTCGCAGGTGCGCAACACGGCCGTGTCGGTGAGCGACGGCGCGACGGCGCAGCTCGACGACTGCCGGATCCGGGACGCGGCGACGGGCGCCTGGTTCCGCGACCACGGCAGCGGCGGCACCCTCAGCAACTGCACGCTGGACGGCACCCAGACCGGCGTGATCGTCACCAAGGGCGCCGACCCCACCGTGGAGCGCTGCACGGTCGACTCCCCGGCGGAAGCGGGCGTCTACGTGTCGGCCGGGGGCCGCGGCAGCTTCCTGAACTGCCGGGTGACGGGCAGCGGCGGCTACGGCTTCCACGTGATCGACGGCAGCCGTACGACGCTCAGGAAGTGCCGCACGGAGCGGTGCGCGCGCGGGGGTTACGAGTTCGCGGACAGCGGCGCGGACGCGGCGTCCGGGGCGGGCCCGCTCGTCGAGGACTGCACGAGCGACGAGAGCGCGGGGCTGCGGGCGCCCGCGGCGCGGGAGACGGCCGTGCAGACGGTGAGCCACTCCCCCGGTCTGCTCGGCGCGGTGCCGGAGCAGCGCACCGAACCGCCGCCCCCGGCCCCGGTCGCCGAGCCCGCGCAGCCCGTCCGCACCTCCAAGGACGTCCTCGGTGAGCTGGACGCGCTGGTGGGCCTGGAGAGCGTCAAGCGCGAGGTGCGCGCCCTCACGGACATGATCGAGGTCGGCCGGCGCCGGCAGCAGGCCGGTCTGAAGGCGGCGTCGGTCAAGCGGCACCTGGTCTTCACCGGCTCCCCGGGCACGGGCAAGACGACGGTCGCGCGCCTGTACGGCGAGATCCTCGCCTCCCTCGGCGTGCTGGAGAAGGGCCACCTGGTCGAGGTGTCCCGGGTCGACCTGGTCGGCGAGCACATCGGCTCGACGGCGATCCGCACGCAGGAGGCGTTCGAGAAGGCGCGCGGCGGCGTGCTGTTCATCGACGAGGCGTACGCGCTGTCCCCGGAGGACGCGGGCCGTGACTTCGGCAAGGAGGCCATCGACACGCTGGTGAAGCTGATGGAGGACCACCGGGACGCGGTCGTGGTGATCGTCGCGGGCTACACGGCCGAGATGGAGCGCTTCCTGTCGGTCAACCCCGGTGTTGCTTCCCGTTTCTCACGGACCATCACCTTCAGCGACTACGGCCCCGAGGACCTGCTGCGGATCGTGGAGCAGCAGGCCGAGGAGCACGAGTACCGGCTGGCGCCGGGTGCGGCGGAGGCGCTGCTCAAGTACTTCACGGCGATGCCCAAAGGCCCGGCGTTCGGCAACGGCCGTACGGCGCGGCAGACGTTCGAGGCCATGGTGGAGCGGCACGCGAGCCGGGTCGCCCAGCTCGCCGAGCCCACCACGGACGATCTGACGTTGCTCTACGCCGAGGACCTGCCCGAGCTGCTCTGA